Sequence from the Pseudomonadota bacterium genome:
ATGCCGGAACGTTTCGTACCAGGATCGAGCCGGAAGGTTGCTGGCGGTGGTCGCCGGGGCCATCGAGGAAACGCTACATTAGGCGCCGGGTTGGCCGGGCGCCTCGAAACCCGCGATACGGCGGAAGCGCGCGGCACCGATCTGGCAACATTATTCTGACCCGACGCCTTAGACTACACCCTGGTCGAGCATGGCATCCGCGACCTTGATGAAGCCCGCGACGTTGGCTCCCTTGACGTAATTGATGAAATCGCCTTCCTTGCCGTGCTCGGCGCAGGCACTGTGGATCGATTTCATGATGCTCTGAAGCCGCGCGTCCACTTCTTCGCGCGGCCAGTTGAGAAGCATGGCGTTTTGGGCCATTTCGAGCCCGGAGGTTGCAACTCCGCCCGCGTTGGCTGCCTTGCCGGGCCCGAACAGGATCTTGCGTTCCAGAAAGATGCCGATCGCCTCGGGCACCGACGGCATGTTGGCGCCTTCGGACACGCAGACGCAGCCGTTGTCGACCAGCGTGCGGGCGTCCTCGGCGCTGATCTCGTTCTCGATGGCGCATGGCAGCGCGAGCTGACAGGGAACAGCCCAGGGGCGCTTGCCTTCCAGGTAGGCTGCCTTGGGGAACTGCTTGACGTATTCGCGAATGCGGCCGCGGCGAACCTCCTTGAGCTCCTTCACCCAGGCGAGCTTGTGCGCGTCGATGCCGTCCTCATCCACGATGACCCCGTCCGAATCCGACAGCGTGATCGCTTTGCCGCCAAGCTCGTTCAGCTTCTCCACGGCATAGTGGGCGACGTTGCCGGAACCTGACACGGTCGCGGTAACCCCCTTGAAGTCGTGGCCCCGTGTGGCGAGCATCTCCTGTGCAAAATAGACCGCGCCGTATCCGGTCGCTTCGGGCCGGATGAGGGATCCGCCCCAGTTCAGGCCCTTTCCGGTCAGCACGCCGGTGAACTCGTTCTTGAGTTTCTTGTACTGGCCAAAAAGATAGCCGATCTCGCGGCCCCCCACGCCTACGTCGCCGGCCGGGACGTCGGTATGAGGTCCGATGTAGCGGAACAGCTCGCGCATGAACGACTGGCAGAAGCGCATGACTTCGTTGTCGGTCTTGCCCTTGGGGTTGAAGTCGGACCCGCCTTTTCCGCCTCCCAGGGGCAAGGTGGTCAGGCTGTTCTTGAACACCTGTTCGAAGGCCAGAAACTT
This genomic interval carries:
- the gdhA gene encoding NADP-specific glutamate dehydrogenase, giving the protein MPNVVDSFMANVIAKNPSEAEFHQAVREVIESVMPVVETTPAYRQARILERMVEPERVIVFRVPWVDDRGDVHVNRGFRVEMNNAIGPYKGGLRFHPNVNMGVLKFLAFEQVFKNSLTTLPLGGGKGGSDFNPKGKTDNEVMRFCQSFMRELFRYIGPHTDVPAGDVGVGGREIGYLFGQYKKLKNEFTGVLTGKGLNWGGSLIRPEATGYGAVYFAQEMLATRGHDFKGVTATVSGSGNVAHYAVEKLNELGGKAITLSDSDGVIVDEDGIDAHKLAWVKELKEVRRGRIREYVKQFPKAAYLEGKRPWAVPCQLALPCAIENEISAEDARTLVDNGCVCVSEGANMPSVPEAIGIFLERKILFGPGKAANAGGVATSGLEMAQNAMLLNWPREEVDARLQSIMKSIHSACAEHGKEGDFINYVKGANVAGFIKVADAMLDQGVV